From Ictidomys tridecemlineatus isolate mIctTri1 chromosome 2, mIctTri1.hap1, whole genome shotgun sequence, the proteins below share one genomic window:
- the Gucd1 gene encoding protein GUCD1 isoform X2 — MRTEAEAAGSQLEPGDFVQLPVPIIQQLYHWDCGLACSRMVLRYLGQLDDGEFESALQELRLTRSIWTIDLAYLMRHFGVRHRFCTQTLGVDKGYKNQSFYRKHFDTEETRVNQLFAEAKACKVLVEKCTVSVQDIQAHLAQGHVAIVLVNSGVLHCDLCSSPVKYCCFAPRGHRCFCRTPDYQGHFIVLRGYNRATGCIFYNNPAYADRMCSTSVSNFEEARTSYGTDEDILFVYLDS, encoded by the exons GGGACTTTGTGCAGCTGCCTGTGCCCATCATCCAGCAACTCTACCACTGGGACTGCGGCCTAGCCTGCTCTAGGATGGTGCTTCG ATACTTGGGCCAGCTGGACGATGGAGAGTTTGAGAGTGCCCTGCAGGAGCTGCGCCTAACCAGAAGTATCTGGACCATTGATCTGGCCTACTTGATGCGCCACTTTGGTGTGAGGCACCGCTTCTGTACCCAGACCCTGGGCGTCGACAAGGGTTATAAAAACCAG TCCTTCTACAGGAAGCACTTTGATACAGAGGAAACCCGGGTGAACCAGCTGTTTGCAGAAGCTAAGGCCTGCAAGGTGCTCGTGGAAAAATG CACAGTGAGTGTGCAGGACATCCAGGCGCATCTGGCGCAGGGCCATGTGGCCATCGTGCTCGTGAACTCAGGGGTGCTACACTGCGACCTGTGCTCTAGCCCCGTCAAGTACTGCTGCTTTGCACCCCGTGGCCATCGCTGCTTCTGCCGTACCCCTGACTACCAGGGCCACTTCATTGTTCTGCGTGGTTACAACAGGGCCACCGGCTGTATTTTCTACAACAACCCAGCCTATGCTGACC GAATGTGCAGCACCAGTGTCAGTAACTTTGAGGAGGCCAGAACCAGCTATGGCACAGATGAGGACATCCTCTTTGTCTACCTGGACAGCTGA
- the Gucd1 gene encoding protein GUCD1 isoform X1, which yields MRTEAEAAGSQLEPGDFVQLPVPIIQQLYHWDCGLACSRMVLRYLGQLDDGEFESALQELRLTRSIWTIDLAYLMRHFGVRHRFCTQTLGVDKGYKNQSFYRKHFDTEETRVNQLFAEAKACKVLVEKCTVSVQDIQAHLAQGHVAIVLVNSGVLHCDLCSSPVKYCCFAPRGHRCFCRTPDYQGHFIVLRGYNRATGCIFYNNPAYADPGMCSTSVSNFEEARTSYGTDEDILFVYLDS from the exons GGGACTTTGTGCAGCTGCCTGTGCCCATCATCCAGCAACTCTACCACTGGGACTGCGGCCTAGCCTGCTCTAGGATGGTGCTTCG ATACTTGGGCCAGCTGGACGATGGAGAGTTTGAGAGTGCCCTGCAGGAGCTGCGCCTAACCAGAAGTATCTGGACCATTGATCTGGCCTACTTGATGCGCCACTTTGGTGTGAGGCACCGCTTCTGTACCCAGACCCTGGGCGTCGACAAGGGTTATAAAAACCAG TCCTTCTACAGGAAGCACTTTGATACAGAGGAAACCCGGGTGAACCAGCTGTTTGCAGAAGCTAAGGCCTGCAAGGTGCTCGTGGAAAAATG CACAGTGAGTGTGCAGGACATCCAGGCGCATCTGGCGCAGGGCCATGTGGCCATCGTGCTCGTGAACTCAGGGGTGCTACACTGCGACCTGTGCTCTAGCCCCGTCAAGTACTGCTGCTTTGCACCCCGTGGCCATCGCTGCTTCTGCCGTACCCCTGACTACCAGGGCCACTTCATTGTTCTGCGTGGTTACAACAGGGCCACCGGCTGTATTTTCTACAACAACCCAGCCTATGCTGACC CAGGAATGTGCAGCACCAGTGTCAGTAACTTTGAGGAGGCCAGAACCAGCTATGGCACAGATGAGGACATCCTCTTTGTCTACCTGGACAGCTGA
- the Gucd1 gene encoding protein GUCD1 isoform X5 — protein MRTEAEAAGSQLEPGDFVQLPVPIIQQLYHWDCGLACSRMVLRYLGQLDDGEFESALQELRLTRSIWTIDLAYLMRHFGVRHRFCTQTLGVDKGYKNQSFYRKHFDTEETRVNQLFAEAKACKVLVEKCRNVQHQCQ, from the exons GGGACTTTGTGCAGCTGCCTGTGCCCATCATCCAGCAACTCTACCACTGGGACTGCGGCCTAGCCTGCTCTAGGATGGTGCTTCG ATACTTGGGCCAGCTGGACGATGGAGAGTTTGAGAGTGCCCTGCAGGAGCTGCGCCTAACCAGAAGTATCTGGACCATTGATCTGGCCTACTTGATGCGCCACTTTGGTGTGAGGCACCGCTTCTGTACCCAGACCCTGGGCGTCGACAAGGGTTATAAAAACCAG TCCTTCTACAGGAAGCACTTTGATACAGAGGAAACCCGGGTGAACCAGCTGTTTGCAGAAGCTAAGGCCTGCAAGGTGCTCGTGGAAAAATG CAGGAATGTGCAGCACCAGTGTCAGTAA
- the Gucd1 gene encoding protein GUCD1 isoform X6, translating to MVLRYLGQLDDGEFESALQELRLTRSIWTIDLAYLMRHFGVRHRFCTQTLGVDKGYKNQSFYRKHFDTEETRVNQLFAEAKACKVLVEKCTVSVQDIQAHLAQGHVAIVLVNSGVLHCDLCSSPVKYCCFAPRGHRCFCRTPDYQGHFIVLRGYNRATGCIFYNNPAYADPGMCSTSVSNFEEARTSYGTDEDILFVYLDS from the exons ATGGTGCTTCG ATACTTGGGCCAGCTGGACGATGGAGAGTTTGAGAGTGCCCTGCAGGAGCTGCGCCTAACCAGAAGTATCTGGACCATTGATCTGGCCTACTTGATGCGCCACTTTGGTGTGAGGCACCGCTTCTGTACCCAGACCCTGGGCGTCGACAAGGGTTATAAAAACCAG TCCTTCTACAGGAAGCACTTTGATACAGAGGAAACCCGGGTGAACCAGCTGTTTGCAGAAGCTAAGGCCTGCAAGGTGCTCGTGGAAAAATG CACAGTGAGTGTGCAGGACATCCAGGCGCATCTGGCGCAGGGCCATGTGGCCATCGTGCTCGTGAACTCAGGGGTGCTACACTGCGACCTGTGCTCTAGCCCCGTCAAGTACTGCTGCTTTGCACCCCGTGGCCATCGCTGCTTCTGCCGTACCCCTGACTACCAGGGCCACTTCATTGTTCTGCGTGGTTACAACAGGGCCACCGGCTGTATTTTCTACAACAACCCAGCCTATGCTGACC CAGGAATGTGCAGCACCAGTGTCAGTAACTTTGAGGAGGCCAGAACCAGCTATGGCACAGATGAGGACATCCTCTTTGTCTACCTGGACAGCTGA